TATTGATATGAGAAACTGTGTATGCATGATTACATTTCATAAGTaaaattattactattactatcaTTAATAACTACTATTAACAAATTTGcactgttttcaaaaataaattctgttaCATACATTGTCTTGTAAAGATATCAGGAATTGATAAAatctttgttattattattacaattTGACCATAAGAAATTTGAATCTTATAAAAGTTAAAGAGGAAGCAAAAGAATTAGTAATTTAACCAGATAATCAATATATAAGTATTTTACTTCTCCTATGCAAAAATGGATTCCCCAAGATTTTCAATGGTAAACTAAAGGACAGAAATTACCTAAAACCTCTCTCCTTGTCCAAATTTGCGGAGAATACCTAGACGAATCTGCTTTGTCCGGACACTGTAGACAATGGGGTTAAGTACTGGGGGAAGAAGCAAGTAGATGTCAGCCATGAGCATGTGAACTGTAGGAGACAAATGCTTCCCAAAACGATGGACCACTGACACCCCAATGACTGGCACAAAGAAGATGAGCACCACACAGATATGAGATACACACGTGTTGAGTGCCTTTAGCCGCTCTTCACGGGATGCAATACCCAGCACAGCATTTAGAATCAGAACATAGGAAAGAAGGATGAAGACTGAATCCACACCTAGTGTGGCAATGACTACACACAGTCCATAAACGCTGTTGATCCTGGCATCAGAACAGGAGAGTTTCAGAACATCCTGGTGCAGGCAGAAGGCATGGGACAGGTGGTTGATGCGGCAGTAGTGATAGCGTCTCAGTAACAAAGGTGTTGGCAGTACAACTCCCATACTTCGTAGCAAGCAAGCCAAACCAATCTTGCCAATCACACTGTTGGTGAGGATGGAGGCATAGTGCAGTGGACGGCAGATAGCAACAAAACGGTCAAAGGCCATGGCAAGCAGCACTGAGGACTCCAAGAATGTGAATGTGTGGATAAAGAACAGCTGAGCATAGCAAGCACTTGCCTGGATCTCCCGAGCATCCAACCATAATACAACAAGTACGGTGGGAAGTGTAGAGAGGGACATACCCAGGTCAGTCAGTGCCAAGATGGAAAGGAAGTAATACATGGGCTGTTGGAGAGAGGACTCTACCCAAATGACAGAGAGAATGGTAACATTACCAATAAATGCTACCAAATATGCAAGACAGAATGGGATAGAGAGCCAAGAATAAACATATTCCAGACCAGGAAAACCCTTCAGGATAAAGATGGTTTCCATAGCATCGCTGTTATTCCACATCACCATGGTGATCCTCGAGTAATGTGGCATATGCTGAGAAATGCTGTGTGTTATTCCtacaaaattatttctatgagCATAGATGATGCAATCAAATCAAACTATATCTTTCCTCTAATTTCACAGAGGAATAATGAAGGTATATCATGGTCTCTGTGTAAGAAACATTTTCCAATATTAAAGAGAAACAAACTGTAGCAAAAATGTAGTCTGCACAATTATGATCACCTCTTACCAGGAGTTTGTTGGGTTTGCATCAAGCACGCTGCAAAGTTTAAGCAACAcaggaatagagagagaaaaatttactacaaattataaatatgaaaatagagaaaagtcAGAATAAATGCCTATAGCTTTGACTAAACTTCCTGGCAGTAATGTTCTTAAATGAATTAGTTACTGCTTCTGTGAaatttaactgatttttaaaaaattaacctaaTTTCcattcaaagtttattttatttgatagtttatggtatttaaacatttatgttttaaagataaaAGATGAATGTCCTATTATATGAATAAATATgttcaacaaaaaaaaacataatttcaggacatttgctttattttagcTATTAACTGTAGCAAATAGTCCCCTAACCTCAAACCGCTCATGCtcatgataaaaaaacaaaagttataCATGACACACATATACAAGTTTTATAGTATGAAGGATTttcataagttcatggaaaacacatattaggaaaactatgcatgggtttcaacaaTTTTTGTGCAAGACGAACTTTTTTTGCTTGAGAGAGAACTagagctagagagacagagagacaaagaaagaaatgcttctaTTCGTGGTTTCACACCCCAGTGCTGGCAATAGCCTGGGCTGAGCTGAGGCTcaagctgagagccagaaatcAGCCCaagcctcccacaggggtggcagaaaccctatcacttgaaccatcactactgcctctcaggatctgtgttagcaggaaggcaGAATCAGGACTAGAAGCAGGTATCAAACTGAAAGATTCCAATATGCAATATGGATGCCTTAATTGTTAGGAAAAATTCATTTTCCCtaaacttttctttaattctgttttccatgaacttctaaaATACCcatataaaatatgtgtatatgaatatatacttatatacacatttaaataaattatatatatacatatatacatatatacagaccTTTCacactttgaaaataaatctttagggcaAAAGGTCGCAATGTAACTATAAAAGTTTTTCTAAAGGACAAAGTAATTAATATGTAAACAACAATATTAAACACAAGTATCTGTTTCAtatgtcttaaataaataaaatgggtatTATTTCACTCTATTTGTGTTGATAtcttaattgatttattttcccAAAATGATTCTtataacttttttaatttttataacacttttaaagaagtatatttttaaaagatatctatctatctctcactcactctgtaactgtttttcaaataaataagccattaaaaaagaataatggttCAATCATACAtgccaattagaaaaaaaaagagaaatagacaaTGGAATAGTCAACTCAAGTATTAAacggtcatttttttttaaagatttacttatttatttgagagtcagagagagaagaagaggcagagagagagttctcccatctgctgattcaccacccagatggccgccaaggccggagctgcccagatctgaagccaaaagccaggagccaggaacttcttccaggtctcccatgtaggtgcaggggcccaaggacttgggccatcttccactgttttcccaggccacaccagagagctggattggaagcagagcagctgggacttgaaccggcaccaaaGTGGTCACTTTTAAGATCCATTTGCAACTACTTCTGTGAGCCCCTAATAATTTCAGAAATGGGGCCTCTTAGAAACAAGCAAATTCATTCTTTctgtttcaaaaataattctaaaatctgGTTTCATTTTTCATCTGTAGCCTTGATTATGATAGTTTCTGCTCCCTGGTTGCATCCACAAGTTTTCCGTGTTACATCCTGGGTTGATGGCACTGTGTATGGCAGCTAAGCACTAGGAGGGACCCTGTCATTTCCATTTTTGGTTTCTGATGTTAACCCTGTCCAATCCCGTTAACTGTCTGGGGGAGTGTTCTTCACTTTGTCCTTAAGAGGTGGGACCTCATAGACCTCAGACATCTCCATAGCAACGGCTCAGCATCTTGCTCAGCCCTCCCAGTAGGCCCTTATGCAGTCTCTGAACTCTGGAGAATCTGGAAGAGGATTCAGCCCTGAACTCAAGTAAAAGATCTCCCAAATGTGGCTGCCTGACCATGAGATCCAACCACCTAGCAGTGACCCTTTATTATCTCCCTTGAGTTTCATAATGAGTTTTTACTCTTATTCCCTCTTGACTGGTTCTTCTACTAAAGTGATGGCTGAAAGTTTTCAGGCTACATAGCCTATAATTCCAAAGAAGACTTCACTTAAGACTCTAAACTAtcaggaaaagaaggaaataaccCACCATCtccatttttcatttataaaccACCTTTTTCTCACTAGTTTTCAAACATCTATTAAAGTCcataactgattttattttttatctttctcatTCAGAAAATTTTATATTACTTCCTGTTGTACAGATAAGCTCATCAAAACATTTTAGGCATCAATGTTGAACTGTATGGAACATGTACCCTTGGGGCTGAGtcgtagcatagtgggttaaacctcctgcaatgtcagcatcccatatgggtgatggttcaaacccagttgctccacttcctagccagttccctgctaatggcctgagaaaagccatgaaagacagcccaagttttgggctccaccacccatgtgggagatctgaaataagcttctgctcctggctttggcttggctcgaTCTCGGCCATtatggccttctggggagtaaacaagcagatgaaagatctctctccttttctctgtgtaactctgactttcaaatatttaaagtaaacctcaaaaacatacacacacacacaatattgtggccagagcagagaaattatttcttttatctcatGCCAAGAAATCCattctatgtttttttctttaattctatcTACTCTGGTATAAACAATACTTTCTCAATTCTCAATAAGTTGCAGGAAATAAAGTGGGTTGACATTTTTCTTAGAGTTATTTTTCTCCCTGGTCTTAGTTCTCTGTGTACAGATTGAAATATTTGGAACACTTCAACTGTAAGGCCTGTCCATACATTTAACTTAGAACAGGCAAAA
This window of the Lepus europaeus isolate LE1 chromosome 7, mLepTim1.pri, whole genome shotgun sequence genome carries:
- the LOC133764529 gene encoding olfactory receptor 51L1, which translates into the protein MVMWNNSDAMETIFILKGFPGLEYVYSWLSIPFCLAYLVAFIGNVTILSVIWVESSLQQPMYYFLSILALTDLGMSLSTLPTVLVVLWLDAREIQASACYAQLFFIHTFTFLESSVLLAMAFDRFVAICRPLHYASILTNSVIGKIGLACLLRSMGVVLPTPLLLRRYHYCRINHLSHAFCLHQDVLKLSCSDARINSVYGLCVVIATLGVDSVFILLSYVLILNAVLGIASREERLKALNTCVSHICVVLIFFVPVIGVSVVHRFGKHLSPTVHMLMADIYLLLPPVLNPIVYSVRTKQIRLGILRKFGQGERF